From Arcobacter sp. CECT 8983, the proteins below share one genomic window:
- a CDS encoding alpha-L-glutamate ligase-like protein, which translates to MFANPFKLKKLGILGMNDRNINYIGRHNERKNFPLVDDKLKTKKLAQKHGISVPELLGHIQYQVEINHFEDYIKGQNSFVIKPAQGSGGKGILVIVKKEKNTFIKPSGEVLDYNDVKRHISNILSGLYSLGGKNDVAVFEKLVDFDDAFDGFSYEGVPDVRVIVYKGFPTLSMMRLSTSNSDGKANLHQGAVGVGIDIRTGKALNAVQFDRPIKFHPDTNKDLKELVVPFWDQILHLSARCYEMTNMGYLGADIVIDKNLGPLVLELNARPGLAIQIANDVGALKRFNLIDSLKDNKTLEEKITFSKENF; encoded by the coding sequence ATGTTTGCTAACCCATTTAAACTAAAAAAACTTGGTATTTTAGGTATGAATGATAGAAATATCAACTACATAGGAAGACACAATGAAAGAAAAAATTTTCCTTTAGTTGATGATAAATTAAAGACTAAAAAATTAGCCCAAAAACATGGTATTTCAGTTCCTGAATTACTTGGGCATATTCAATATCAAGTGGAAATAAATCATTTTGAAGACTATATTAAAGGGCAAAATAGTTTTGTTATAAAACCTGCTCAAGGAAGTGGTGGTAAGGGTATTCTTGTTATTGTAAAAAAAGAGAAAAATACCTTTATTAAACCAAGTGGAGAAGTGTTAGATTATAATGATGTTAAAAGGCATATATCAAATATTTTAAGTGGACTTTATTCTTTAGGTGGCAAAAATGATGTTGCTGTTTTTGAAAAACTAGTAGACTTTGATGATGCCTTTGATGGTTTTAGCTATGAAGGTGTTCCAGACGTAAGAGTAATTGTATATAAAGGTTTTCCCACTTTATCTATGATGAGATTATCAACATCAAATAGTGATGGTAAAGCAAACCTTCATCAAGGTGCGGTTGGAGTTGGTATTGATATTAGAACAGGAAAAGCTTTAAATGCTGTTCAATTTGATAGACCAATTAAATTCCATCCTGACACAAATAAAGATTTAAAAGAGTTAGTGGTTCCATTTTGGGATCAAATACTTCATTTATCTGCAAGGTGTTATGAAATGACAAATATGGGTTATTTAGGTGCTGATATAGTTATTGATAAGAACCTAGGACCTTTAGTCTTAGAATTAAATGCCAGACCAGGATTAGCAATACAAATAGCAAATGATGTTGGTGCTTTGAAGAGATTTAATTTAATTGATAGTTTAAAAGACAATAAGACTTTAGAAGAAAAAATTACTTTTTCAAAGGAAAACTTCTAA
- a CDS encoding bifunctional proline dehydrogenase/L-glutamate gamma-semialdehyde dehydrogenase translates to MREEKEIIESAVKLAEKWQRRATELVSDYDREFYKKMNKMLEHPKDKALLIELMDQCFRCESNDRIANQIIFLLEKHGMAHFFTTKDRMLLWLFQNVGKFLPNLSVPMFVDQIRDDTKTVVLKGEAEPFNKHLKMRREEGTRVNINLIGEVVLGEEEAEERIEKYLKALENPNIDYISIKISTIYSQISALDFEHTVEVLVEKLSKIYAQAKKYPYIAPDGTKSNKFINLDMEEYRDLEITVEVFKRTLAKEEFKDFYAGIVLQAYLPDSFNVQKDLCQWARKRVENGGSPIKFRLVKGANMEMEETEASQKHWEMVTYTDKSDTDSNYKRMIRYALKPENAPYMHVGTGSHNLFELAFATQLAEENETSKYHTIEMLEGMSESARLAIREISKNAILYGPTASKEQFTNAIAYLVRRLDENTGPNNFIRYSFGLEVGTKDWKAQEALFRKSFENEKTSFVGAKRQQNRLTEKWDDFANSSYDTGSYHAEADTDFVLPANQEWARGIVEKWKFSKDTEHKIAPVVVAGEDLVGDRKVVDAIDKSQLKEGVLAGRFANATAEDLQKAVEVAHADVDGWRSKTNRQRHEILKQAAIKVRERRDDLIGVAAAEVGKVFTETDVEVSEAVDFIEFYSHSADYWEKYQNIEFSGKGVGVVVPPWNFPVAIPLGGVASALSAGNTVIIKPASVAALTAYEMCKCFWDAGISKNTLQFVPCPGALAGEHLISNKKVDFVILTGGEDTAQKMLDTRPDLLLTAETGGKDATIVTNMADRDQAVKNVCLSAFNNSGQKCSATSLLVLEEEVYNDASFRKALVDTARSMSVGSVWDFKNRIGTLANPVGGALKKAISELEDGEEWALEPSYADDNEFMLKPAIKWGVKEGNFIHKTELFGPVLAVVKAKDLKHAIEIVNSTGYGLTSGIESLDEREVEYWKANLKAGNLYVNRGTTGAIVLRQPFGGMGKSAIGAGRKVGIYNYITQFVDFKETSTPEVSKKYSTDLTRFIESCKANTEDKNDIDKLSVALQSYYENYENEFSKEKDYCKVRGEDNHFRYIPLDNVIIRVSDDDTIFEVVSRILAARVSKVHFKVSIDKNEKVKKFLEDSYAKLFTSRDNLVVQDEEKFKKEISKYDRVIYSDIAKVSEEVFKEASKSTTFIVRGKPMMEGRLELLNYFKEQSVSHSYHRYGNIGARELEN, encoded by the coding sequence ATGAGAGAAGAAAAAGAGATTATTGAATCAGCAGTTAAACTGGCTGAAAAATGGCAAAGAAGAGCTACAGAATTAGTTAGCGATTATGACAGAGAGTTCTACAAGAAAATGAACAAAATGTTGGAACATCCAAAAGATAAAGCTTTATTAATTGAATTAATGGATCAATGCTTTAGATGTGAGTCAAATGATAGAATAGCAAATCAAATCATTTTTTTACTTGAAAAACATGGAATGGCACATTTCTTTACAACAAAAGATAGAATGCTTTTATGGTTATTCCAAAATGTAGGTAAATTTTTACCAAATCTTTCTGTACCAATGTTTGTAGATCAAATTAGAGATGATACAAAAACAGTTGTTTTAAAAGGTGAAGCAGAACCATTTAATAAACATCTTAAAATGAGAAGAGAAGAGGGTACAAGAGTAAATATAAATTTAATTGGTGAAGTAGTTTTAGGAGAAGAAGAAGCAGAAGAAAGAATTGAAAAATATTTAAAAGCTTTAGAAAATCCAAATATTGACTATATTTCTATTAAAATTTCTACTATTTATTCTCAAATAAGTGCTTTAGATTTTGAGCATACTGTTGAAGTATTAGTTGAAAAATTAAGTAAAATTTATGCACAAGCAAAAAAATATCCTTATATTGCTCCTGATGGAACAAAATCAAATAAATTTATAAATCTTGATATGGAAGAGTATAGAGATTTAGAGATTACAGTTGAAGTATTTAAAAGAACATTAGCAAAAGAAGAGTTTAAAGATTTCTATGCAGGAATTGTACTTCAAGCATATTTACCTGATTCATTTAATGTACAAAAAGATTTATGCCAATGGGCTAGAAAAAGAGTAGAAAACGGTGGAAGCCCTATTAAGTTTAGACTTGTTAAGGGTGCAAATATGGAAATGGAAGAAACAGAAGCATCTCAAAAACACTGGGAAATGGTAACTTATACTGATAAAAGTGATACTGACTCAAACTATAAAAGAATGATAAGATATGCATTAAAACCAGAAAATGCTCCATATATGCATGTAGGAACAGGTTCTCACAACTTATTTGAACTTGCATTTGCTACACAACTAGCAGAAGAAAATGAAACTTCAAAATACCATACAATTGAAATGTTAGAAGGTATGAGTGAATCTGCAAGACTAGCAATTAGAGAGATTTCTAAAAATGCAATTTTATATGGTCCAACAGCTTCTAAAGAGCAATTCACAAATGCAATTGCATATTTAGTAAGAAGATTAGATGAGAATACAGGTCCTAATAACTTTATTAGATACTCATTTGGTTTAGAAGTTGGAACAAAAGATTGGAAAGCACAAGAAGCCTTATTTAGAAAATCTTTTGAAAATGAAAAAACTTCTTTTGTTGGTGCAAAAAGACAACAAAATAGATTAACTGAAAAATGGGATGATTTTGCTAACTCTTCATATGATACTGGAAGTTATCATGCAGAAGCTGATACAGACTTTGTATTACCAGCAAACCAAGAGTGGGCAAGAGGTATTGTAGAAAAATGGAAATTCTCAAAAGATACTGAACATAAAATTGCTCCAGTTGTAGTTGCAGGTGAAGATTTAGTAGGTGATAGAAAAGTAGTAGATGCTATTGATAAATCTCAATTAAAAGAGGGTGTTTTAGCAGGAAGATTTGCTAATGCAACAGCTGAAGATTTACAAAAAGCAGTAGAAGTAGCACATGCTGATGTTGATGGTTGGAGAAGTAAGACTAATAGACAAAGACATGAAATCTTAAAACAAGCAGCTATAAAGGTGCGTGAAAGAAGAGATGACCTAATTGGTGTTGCAGCAGCTGAAGTTGGTAAAGTATTTACTGAAACTGATGTAGAGGTTTCAGAAGCAGTTGACTTTATTGAGTTCTATTCTCATTCAGCTGATTATTGGGAAAAATATCAAAATATTGAATTTAGTGGAAAAGGTGTAGGTGTAGTAGTACCGCCTTGGAACTTCCCTGTTGCTATTCCTTTAGGTGGAGTTGCATCAGCATTGTCAGCTGGAAATACAGTAATTATAAAACCTGCTTCTGTTGCAGCATTAACTGCATATGAAATGTGCAAATGTTTCTGGGATGCAGGTATTTCTAAAAACACTTTACAATTTGTTCCTTGTCCAGGTGCATTAGCAGGTGAGCATTTAATTTCAAATAAAAAAGTTGATTTTGTAATTTTAACTGGTGGTGAAGATACTGCTCAAAAAATGCTTGATACTAGACCAGATTTATTATTAACAGCAGAAACTGGTGGTAAAGATGCAACAATTGTTACTAATATGGCAGATAGAGACCAAGCAGTTAAAAATGTTTGTCTAAGTGCATTTAATAATTCAGGTCAAAAATGTTCAGCTACATCTTTATTAGTTCTTGAAGAAGAAGTTTATAATGATGCATCATTTAGAAAAGCTTTAGTTGATACTGCTAGGTCTATGAGTGTTGGTTCTGTTTGGGATTTTAAAAATAGAATTGGTACTTTAGCTAACCCAGTTGGTGGAGCACTTAAAAAAGCAATTTCAGAACTTGAAGATGGTGAAGAGTGGGCATTAGAACCTTCTTATGCTGATGACAATGAGTTTATGTTAAAACCTGCAATTAAATGGGGAGTAAAAGAAGGAAACTTTATTCATAAAACAGAACTTTTTGGTCCAGTTTTAGCAGTAGTGAAAGCAAAAGATTTAAAACATGCAATTGAAATTGTAAACTCTACAGGTTATGGATTAACTTCAGGAATTGAATCTTTAGATGAAAGAGAAGTTGAATACTGGAAAGCAAATCTAAAAGCTGGTAACTTATATGTAAATAGAGGAACAACTGGTGCAATCGTTCTAAGACAACCATTCGGTGGAATGGGTAAATCTGCAATTGGTGCTGGTAGAAAAGTAGGTATTTATAATTATATTACTCAATTTGTTGATTTTAAAGAGACTTCTACTCCTGAAGTATCTAAAAAATACTCTACAGATCTAACTAGATTTATTGAGTCTTGTAAAGCAAATACTGAAGATAAAAATGATATTGATAAGCTTTCAGTTGCTTTACAATCATATTATGAAAACTATGAAAATGAATTTTCTAAAGAGAAAGATTATTGTAAAGTAAGAGGTGAAGATAATCACTTTAGATATATTCCTTTAGATAATGTAATTATTAGAGTTAGTGATGATGATACTATTTTTGAAGTTGTTTCGAGAATTCTTGCGGCAAGAGTGTCTAAGGTTCATTTTAAAGTATCAATTGATAAAAATGAAAAAGTTAAAAAATTCTTAGAAGACTCATATGCAAAACTATTTACTTCAAGGGATAACTTAGTTGTTCAAGATGAAGAAAAGTTCAAAAAAGAGATTTCTAAATATGATAGAGTAATCTATTCAGATATTGCAAAAGTATCTGAAGAAGTATTTAAAGAAGCATCTAAATCAACAACTTTCATTGTAAGAGGTAAACCTATGATGGAAGGTAGATTAGAACTTCTAAACTACTTTAAAGAGCAATCTGTTTCACATTCTTATCATAGATATGGAAATATTGGAGCAAGAGAATTAGAAAACTAA
- a CDS encoding ABC transporter ATP-binding protein, producing MTNNEILLDIKDLHVSYGAISAIKGINIQVRRGEVVTILGANGAGKTTTLRTVSGLLKAKSGSIIFDKNDITGTPAHDIVTLGMSHSPEGRRVFGTLTVEENLMMGAYTLKDHDKETLEWIYDILPRLKERRKQLAGTLSGGEQQMLAIGRAIMSKPKLLILDEPSLGLAPILIKAIFKAVKEIAQSGVTVLLVEQNAKAALKLADRAYVLEVGHITHEGTSEELLNSEKIQEAYLGKKH from the coding sequence ATGACAAATAATGAGATTTTATTAGATATTAAAGACCTTCACGTTTCATACGGAGCAATTTCTGCAATTAAAGGAATTAATATCCAAGTAAGACGTGGTGAAGTTGTAACAATTTTAGGGGCAAATGGTGCTGGTAAAACTACAACATTAAGAACAGTTTCTGGATTACTGAAAGCTAAAAGTGGTAGTATCATTTTTGATAAAAATGATATTACTGGAACTCCTGCTCATGATATTGTAACTTTAGGAATGTCTCATTCTCCAGAGGGAAGAAGAGTTTTTGGTACACTTACAGTTGAAGAAAACTTAATGATGGGTGCATATACTCTTAAAGACCATGATAAAGAGACTTTAGAATGGATTTATGATATTTTACCAAGATTAAAAGAGAGAAGAAAACAACTTGCTGGTACTTTATCAGGTGGTGAGCAACAAATGCTTGCAATAGGACGTGCTATCATGTCAAAGCCAAAACTTTTAATACTTGATGAACCATCACTTGGACTTGCTCCGATTTTAATTAAGGCAATTTTTAAAGCAGTAAAAGAGATTGCACAAAGTGGTGTAACTGTTTTATTAGTAGAACAAAATGCAAAGGCTGCATTGAAATTAGCTGATAGAGCTTATGTTTTAGAAGTTGGGCATATTACCCATGAAGGAACGTCAGAAGAGTTATTAAACTCAGAAAAAATCCAAGAAGCTTATCTTGGTAAAAAACATTAA
- a CDS encoding branched-chain amino acid ABC transporter permease — MDIFLQQLINGLTIGSLYALVALGYTMVYGVMKLINFAHGDLVAFSAYVGLTIFTQFFGASAVSFVNVIIIFLLTAIIIAFVGVLLERLAYRPLRTAPRLSAVVSALGAALVIQNGIMLIWGPNMQIFPSDILPSTTWNISGVIMTFTQVCILVLSAVLMIALYFFINKTKIGTAIRATAIDQDAAKLMGINVNRIIMIIFVVGSMLGAIGGLFIGIYYRSLTFDMGWVYGLNAFIAAIIGGIGSIPGAMIGGLLLGLFNALIAGYISTQWAETLTFVLLIIILIVRPTGILGEKTAEKV, encoded by the coding sequence ATGGATATTTTTCTTCAACAGTTAATCAATGGTTTAACTATAGGAAGTTTATATGCATTAGTTGCTTTAGGTTATACGATGGTTTACGGTGTGATGAAGTTAATCAACTTCGCACACGGTGACCTTGTTGCCTTTTCAGCTTATGTAGGACTTACTATATTTACGCAGTTTTTTGGTGCAAGTGCAGTTTCTTTTGTTAATGTAATTATTATTTTCTTATTAACTGCTATTATTATTGCTTTTGTGGGTGTTCTTCTTGAGCGTCTCGCATACAGACCTTTAAGAACGGCACCAAGGCTTAGTGCAGTTGTTTCAGCACTTGGTGCAGCTTTAGTTATTCAAAATGGAATAATGCTTATTTGGGGACCAAATATGCAAATTTTCCCATCAGATATATTACCTAGTACAACTTGGAATATTTCAGGGGTAATTATGACATTTACACAAGTTTGTATTTTAGTTCTTTCAGCTGTTTTAATGATTGCTTTATACTTCTTTATTAATAAAACAAAGATTGGTACAGCAATTCGTGCTACAGCAATTGATCAAGATGCAGCAAAATTAATGGGTATTAATGTAAATAGAATTATTATGATTATTTTTGTAGTTGGTTCTATGCTTGGTGCTATTGGTGGTCTGTTCATTGGTATTTATTATAGATCATTAACATTCGATATGGGATGGGTTTATGGTTTAAATGCATTTATTGCAGCTATTATTGGTGGAATTGGTTCAATTCCAGGAGCTATGATTGGTGGATTATTACTTGGATTATTTAATGCTTTAATCGCAGGTTATATTTCAACACAATGGGCTGAGACACTTACTTTTGTTCTTTTAATTATTATTTTAATTGTTAGACCAACAGGTATTCTTGGTGAAAAAACAGCGGAGAAAGTATAA
- a CDS encoding ABC transporter ATP-binding protein, with amino-acid sequence MKYVLEIDNVSKFFHGLIAIDDLTIKVKPGQIYGIIGPNGAGKTTLFNCVTGIYTPEKGTIKYKGEDITGMQPHKIAQRGVLRTFQNIRLFKEMSVAENIMAGYHTKSKQKWYHGIIHTPFYKKDEKEAWEKVEELMDFFNLTHLANNATGDLSYGNQRKVEMARALAAKPELLILDEPAAGLNENETIELTGIIRKISEMDIGIMMIEHDMEMVMNLTDYITVINFGKEISQGEPNFVQNDPRVVEAYIGSDDDEEEEQDDK; translated from the coding sequence ATGAAATATGTACTAGAAATAGATAACGTATCAAAGTTTTTCCATGGTCTTATTGCAATTGATGATTTAACTATTAAAGTAAAGCCTGGTCAAATTTATGGAATTATTGGTCCTAATGGAGCAGGTAAAACTACACTTTTTAACTGTGTTACTGGTATTTATACTCCTGAAAAAGGAACTATTAAATATAAAGGTGAAGATATTACAGGAATGCAACCTCATAAAATTGCCCAAAGGGGAGTTTTAAGAACATTCCAAAATATTAGATTATTTAAAGAAATGAGTGTAGCTGAAAATATTATGGCGGGATATCATACTAAATCAAAACAGAAATGGTATCACGGTATTATCCATACTCCTTTTTATAAAAAAGATGAGAAAGAAGCTTGGGAAAAAGTTGAAGAGTTAATGGACTTTTTTAATTTAACTCATTTAGCAAACAATGCAACTGGTGATTTATCATATGGTAATCAAAGAAAAGTGGAAATGGCAAGAGCATTAGCTGCAAAACCTGAACTTCTTATTTTAGATGAACCAGCAGCTGGTCTTAATGAAAATGAAACAATTGAATTAACAGGAATTATAAGAAAAATATCTGAAATGGATATTGGTATTATGATGATTGAACATGATATGGAAATGGTTATGAATTTAACTGATTATATCACTGTTATTAACTTTGGAAAAGAAATTTCTCAAGGTGAGCCTAATTTTGTACAAAATGATCCAAGAGTTGTAGAAGCATATATTGGTTCTGATGATGACGAGGAGGAAGAACAAGATGACAAATAA
- a CDS encoding branched-chain amino acid ABC transporter permease, with product MNKTTLIATIFILVMAVFPFTVDSAWLSIGITFLVFATVAFSQDIILGRAGVFNMGHAIFFGIGAYTTAILNVHFGLEIIATIPFAIIFPVIVAVVLAGPIIHLRGDYLLVATIGFNIIFEQVLSNDLFGLTGGPNGIFGIDVVRIFGYELFSDKAIYYMAFGLLLITLLIIRNLDNSRYGRALYYINKDEIAAKSMGINIPYYKLFAFALGAAIAGVAGSIFAIQYSAVSPESFSFMQSVMFFAIVLVGGSASLPGVIIGTFVMFVLPELFTEFKESRYLIFGAAMVLTMVLRPNGVWPATFGNIPKYLKEKALKVKPKGETK from the coding sequence ATGAATAAAACTACTTTAATTGCTACTATATTTATTTTAGTTATGGCTGTTTTCCCATTTACTGTTGATTCAGCTTGGCTTAGTATTGGTATTACATTTTTAGTATTTGCTACAGTTGCTTTTTCTCAAGATATTATTCTTGGAAGAGCAGGGGTATTTAATATGGGACATGCCATTTTCTTTGGTATTGGAGCATATACAACAGCAATCTTAAATGTACATTTTGGTTTAGAAATAATTGCAACTATTCCATTTGCAATTATTTTCCCAGTTATTGTTGCAGTTGTTTTAGCAGGTCCAATTATTCACTTAAGAGGGGATTATTTACTTGTTGCAACAATTGGATTTAACATCATCTTTGAACAGGTTTTATCAAATGATTTATTTGGTTTAACAGGTGGTCCAAATGGTATTTTTGGAATCGATGTTGTAAGAATCTTTGGATATGAATTATTCTCTGATAAAGCTATTTATTATATGGCATTTGGTCTATTATTAATTACATTATTAATAATTAGAAATCTAGATAATTCAAGATATGGTAGAGCTTTATATTATATAAATAAAGATGAGATTGCTGCAAAGTCTATGGGGATTAATATTCCATATTACAAACTATTTGCCTTTGCTTTAGGTGCAGCTATTGCAGGTGTTGCTGGTTCTATATTTGCAATTCAGTATTCAGCTGTAAGTCCAGAGTCATTCTCATTTATGCAATCTGTTATGTTCTTTGCTATTGTACTTGTTGGTGGTTCAGCATCACTTCCAGGTGTAATTATTGGTACATTTGTAATGTTTGTATTACCTGAACTATTTACAGAGTTTAAAGAATCTAGATATTTAATATTTGGTGCAGCAATGGTTCTTACTATGGTTCTTAGACCAAATGGTGTATGGCCAGCAACTTTTGGAAACATTCCAAAATACTTAAAAGAAAAAGCACTAAAAGTAAAACCAAAAGGAGAAACTAAATAA
- a CDS encoding universal stress protein: MEYRKIFFPIGGGEELRERIHGALLIGKYFNCHLEILKSQAKPSKILKMDSEIPANVLSELNAIASRRLSEDLIETENIFKEEAKKIGNKLSKKAIENTATAEVIIGEGYRSQIIEQESKYCDLVITASPHDGRITATFEATVTKSGKPVLMFPREMTSFNTDKILIGWNNSPQASKALGHAIPLLKKAKEIHLIYSKEYISTIDDIKKIQSYLRVHGIEITYEEIETTKIPGQALLHHAIEGNYDLIVAGAFGHRGLKELMLGGTTKYILEHSGLPIFMAH, encoded by the coding sequence ATGGAGTACAGAAAAATATTCTTTCCAATTGGCGGGGGAGAAGAGTTAAGAGAGAGAATCCATGGAGCACTATTGATTGGCAAATATTTTAATTGTCATTTAGAAATACTAAAATCACAAGCTAAACCAAGTAAAATTTTAAAAATGGATAGTGAAATACCTGCAAATGTATTAAGTGAATTAAATGCAATTGCATCAAGAAGATTAAGTGAAGATTTAATTGAAACGGAAAATATTTTTAAAGAAGAAGCGAAGAAAATAGGAAATAAACTTTCTAAAAAAGCTATCGAAAATACAGCTACAGCTGAAGTTATAATTGGAGAGGGATATAGAAGCCAAATAATTGAACAAGAATCAAAATATTGTGACTTAGTTATTACGGCATCTCCCCATGATGGAAGAATAACTGCTACTTTTGAAGCAACAGTTACAAAAAGTGGTAAGCCTGTGTTAATGTTTCCAAGGGAAATGACTTCATTTAATACAGATAAAATACTAATTGGATGGAATAATTCTCCTCAAGCTTCAAAAGCTCTTGGTCATGCAATTCCTCTTCTTAAAAAGGCAAAAGAAATCCATCTTATATATTCAAAAGAGTATATTTCAACAATAGATGATATAAAGAAAATACAATCTTATTTAAGAGTTCATGGCATTGAAATAACATACGAAGAAATAGAAACAACTAAAATACCTGGACAAGCACTACTTCATCATGCAATAGAAGGTAATTATGATTTGATTGTTGCAGGTGCATTTGGACATAGAGGATTGAAAGAATTAATGTTAGGTGGTACAACTAAATATATTTTAGAACATTCTGGTTTACCAATTTTTATGGCACATTAA
- a CDS encoding inactive transglutaminase family protein — MTSRNQILLFSIVLILTSIALMSYKIKVLNFPLFQEETTNIWNIEAKITFDSKKNQSALVSMILPKKQDGIIIVNEESSSADYGFTKRKLNTVDKGIWSKREIEGSQVIYYSIDIIKDKYYKAKLEEEPIELEKMEVPSVMVQAANSLLNKIYDKSSDAVTFTSLLIKEFNLVQPSQAAKMIKNNYMKKATDKRDALVQLLNKMQYKVRTIGALYLEDKQRNVALTPMLEVFHKNKWYLFDINNGLIENNSEIFIWQRGSQFLLEAEGVKNSDVRFSVTKNIVPARTAALSKDLKKQNTSTLLDFSLFTLPNESQNTFKLLLLVPLGALVVVIMRVIVGLKTSGTFMPILLSMAFIETSLLPGIILFIIVVTMGLVVRSYLSHLNLLLVARISSVLIVVVGIMAFVAILSQKLELQYATSITFFPIIILAWTIERMSIIWEEDGSKEVFLQGSGSLIVAIIAYFAMTNSVLSFITFNFPEVLLAVLGLIILLGRYSGYRLSELYRFKSMVK; from the coding sequence ATGACATCAAGAAATCAAATACTATTATTTTCTATAGTTTTAATCCTTACGTCTATTGCTTTAATGAGCTATAAAATTAAAGTACTTAATTTCCCCTTATTTCAAGAAGAAACAACAAATATTTGGAATATTGAAGCTAAAATAACTTTTGATAGTAAAAAAAACCAAAGTGCATTGGTATCTATGATTCTTCCAAAAAAACAAGATGGAATAATTATAGTAAATGAAGAATCAAGTTCAGCTGATTATGGGTTTACAAAAAGAAAACTGAACACTGTAGATAAAGGTATTTGGTCTAAAAGGGAAATAGAAGGAAGCCAAGTTATTTATTATTCAATAGATATTATCAAAGATAAATACTATAAAGCTAAACTTGAAGAAGAACCAATTGAATTAGAAAAAATGGAAGTACCTTCTGTAATGGTTCAAGCAGCAAACTCTTTATTAAATAAAATATATGATAAAAGTTCTGATGCTGTAACTTTTACTTCCTTATTAATAAAAGAGTTTAATTTGGTACAGCCTTCACAAGCTGCAAAAATGATAAAAAACAATTATATGAAAAAAGCAACAGATAAAAGAGATGCCTTAGTTCAACTATTAAACAAAATGCAGTACAAAGTTAGAACTATTGGTGCTTTATATTTAGAAGACAAACAAAGAAATGTAGCTTTAACTCCTATGCTAGAAGTTTTTCATAAAAATAAATGGTATCTGTTTGATATAAACAATGGACTTATTGAAAATAATAGTGAAATTTTTATTTGGCAAAGAGGTTCGCAATTTTTATTAGAAGCAGAAGGAGTAAAAAACTCTGATGTAAGATTCTCTGTAACAAAAAATATTGTTCCTGCTAGAACTGCTGCTTTATCAAAAGACTTGAAAAAACAAAATACAAGTACTCTTTTAGACTTTTCTTTATTTACATTACCAAATGAGTCTCAAAATACTTTTAAACTATTACTTTTAGTTCCGTTAGGGGCTTTAGTAGTTGTTATAATGAGAGTTATAGTTGGACTTAAGACATCTGGTACATTTATGCCTATTTTATTATCTATGGCATTTATTGAGACAAGTTTATTACCTGGTATCATACTATTTATAATAGTTGTAACTATGGGATTAGTAGTAAGGTCATATCTTTCCCATTTAAACTTGCTTTTAGTAGCTAGAATATCTTCTGTATTAATAGTTGTTGTAGGAATTATGGCATTTGTTGCAATTTTATCTCAAAAGTTAGAACTACAATACGCTACTAGTATTACCTTCTTTCCTATTATTATCTTAGCTTGGACAATTGAAAGAATGTCTATTATTTGGGAAGAAGATGGTTCAAAAGAAGTATTCTTACAAGGTAGTGGTTCTTTAATTGTTGCAATTATAGCTTACTTTGCAATGACAAACTCTGTTTTAAGTTTTATAACTTTTAACTTTCCAGAGGTTTTATTAGCAGTTCTTGGATTAATCATACTACTTGGAAGATATAGTGGATATAGATTAAGCGAGCTTTATAGATTTAAATCAATGGTAAAATAG